Proteins encoded together in one Orbaceae bacterium lpD01 window:
- a CDS encoding sugar phosphate isomerase/epimerase, which translates to MAERPIGLAALTVLDVSPANQVIVAAEAGYTHVGLRLIPATPTEPVYATVGNTPLIREVEQRLKETGIKVLDIEIFRLKPDTRVINFLPVLETGARLGANQVLLAGNDPEPSRLADNFAQLCDIAAPLGIAINIEPMPWTNVPNVKSAVELLTQSNQNNQGLIIDPLHFDRGANTLDDLKLVPKDCWRYMQLCDGTKEKPQDTEGLLYQARNYRLSPGRGGIDLISLLCALPEMPISIECCNDVLALHKSPIERAKMYIEDARALIRRVAESA; encoded by the coding sequence ATGGCTGAACGTCCTATCGGGCTTGCTGCCCTCACTGTTTTAGATGTGTCCCCTGCCAATCAAGTGATTGTTGCTGCAGAAGCGGGCTACACACATGTTGGTTTGCGTTTGATTCCGGCAACCCCAACTGAGCCAGTCTATGCCACAGTCGGTAATACACCTTTAATTCGGGAAGTAGAACAGCGGCTAAAAGAGACCGGTATTAAAGTACTGGATATTGAAATTTTCCGTCTTAAACCAGATACCCGCGTGATTAATTTCTTACCGGTACTTGAAACGGGTGCTCGCTTAGGTGCGAACCAGGTGTTACTGGCTGGTAACGATCCCGAACCCAGTCGCCTTGCAGATAATTTTGCTCAACTCTGTGATATTGCCGCACCATTGGGCATTGCGATAAATATAGAACCGATGCCATGGACCAATGTACCCAATGTGAAATCTGCCGTTGAGTTACTAACGCAATCAAATCAAAACAATCAGGGTTTGATTATTGATCCATTACATTTTGATCGTGGTGCAAATACCTTAGATGATCTGAAATTAGTCCCTAAAGATTGTTGGCGTTATATGCAATTGTGTGACGGCACTAAAGAGAAGCCACAAGATACCGAGGGTTTACTCTACCAAGCACGAAACTATCGTTTATCGCCGGGCCGTGGCGGTATCGATTTAATCTCTTTACTCTGCGCCTTACCCGAAATGCCGATCTCAATTGAGTGCTGTAACGATGTGTTAGCACTGCATAAATCACCTATCGAAAGAGCAAAGATGTATATCGAGGATGCCAGAGCACTCATCAGACGCGTGGCCGAATCAGCATAG
- the rpoH gene encoding RNA polymerase sigma factor RpoH, translated as MSAEMKLSAVTLIPQGSIEAYVRMVNSYPMLTAEEEKELGERLYYNDDLEAAKLMVLSHLRFVAHIARNYSGYGLPQADLIQEGNIGLMKAVRRFNPEMGVRLVSFAVHWIKAEIHEYVLKNWRIVKVATTKAQRKLFFNLRKSKQRLGWFNSEEVKVVADELGVTTKDVLEMESRMAAQDMSFDMDNDDDENSIVAPALYLEDAGSNFSQSIEDDNWEDDATDKLNHALASLDERSQDIIRARWLDADDSKSTLQQLADKYQVSAERIRQLEKNAMKKMRVAIDV; from the coding sequence ATGAGTGCTGAAATGAAGTTGTCTGCAGTTACTTTAATCCCACAAGGTAGTATTGAAGCTTATGTCAGAATGGTTAACTCTTATCCGATGTTAACAGCAGAAGAGGAAAAAGAGTTAGGTGAGCGTCTTTATTACAATGATGATTTAGAAGCTGCAAAATTAATGGTGCTATCGCACCTACGATTTGTTGCGCATATTGCGCGTAATTATTCTGGTTATGGATTACCACAAGCCGATCTTATTCAGGAAGGTAATATTGGCTTGATGAAAGCGGTTCGTCGTTTTAACCCAGAGATGGGTGTGCGATTAGTCTCTTTTGCGGTGCACTGGATTAAAGCTGAAATTCACGAATATGTGCTAAAAAACTGGCGTATTGTCAAAGTTGCGACAACCAAAGCGCAGCGTAAATTATTTTTTAATCTAAGAAAGTCCAAACAGCGTTTGGGCTGGTTTAATAGCGAAGAAGTGAAGGTTGTTGCTGATGAGTTAGGTGTGACGACTAAAGATGTACTTGAGATGGAGTCACGTATGGCGGCTCAGGATATGTCTTTTGATATGGATAATGATGATGACGAGAATTCCATTGTTGCACCTGCACTTTATTTAGAGGATGCGGGGTCTAATTTCTCTCAGTCGATTGAAGATGATAACTGGGAAGATGATGCAACTGATAAACTTAATCATGCATTAGCATCGCTTGATGAACGTAGTCAGGATATTATTCGTGCTCGTTGGCTTGATGCCGATGACAGTAAGTCAACATTACAGCAGCTTGCTGATAAGTATCAGGTTTCTGCTGAGCGTATTCGTCAGTTAGAAAAAAACGCGATGAAAAAAATGCGCGTAGCGATTGACGTTTAA
- the tilS gene encoding tRNA lysidine(34) synthetase TilS encodes MTDSDNPQSIFKAIKPYLNQAPAILVAFSGGIDSTVLLHALVTLRTQYGLKLRAIYIHHGLSIHADKWAAHCETVCKQWDVPLHITKVNIQQNGNIEAQARQARYQAIKQALLVNEVVMAAQHQDDQSETFLLALKRGSGPTGLSAMPDISNFATTSLIRPLLTISRSQIEDYANHFGLIWIEDESNQDDRYDRNFLRLQIIPKFKQRWPYFHQMVSRCAAICAEETALIAELLHDEIANCIDHHHNLNIAPLLTMSDIKRNAILRAWFKHHHVEMPARQQLNLIWHTVALAKEDANPQFVINDYTIRRYQAQLYLVPQHMQLINETIEWDLATPLLLPDHLGRLTIDKISRGNLRLPNKNEKVTVRFQAQGRLNIVGRQGSRPIKKIWQELGIAPWMRQRIPIIYYNEQIITAVGVFVTQEGQGNQIEISHNHYISCKIST; translated from the coding sequence ATGACAGATTCAGATAATCCACAGTCTATTTTTAAGGCAATAAAGCCCTATTTAAATCAGGCACCAGCAATTTTGGTTGCCTTTAGCGGGGGTATCGATTCTACAGTATTGTTACATGCCTTAGTCACTTTACGGACACAATATGGGCTCAAGCTGCGTGCTATCTATATTCATCACGGTTTAAGTATACATGCTGATAAGTGGGCAGCACACTGTGAAACCGTCTGTAAACAGTGGGATGTACCTTTACACATTACCAAGGTCAATATTCAGCAAAACGGTAATATTGAAGCACAAGCCAGACAAGCTAGATATCAGGCGATTAAGCAGGCGCTGCTGGTAAATGAAGTGGTGATGGCAGCTCAGCATCAAGATGACCAATCGGAAACTTTTTTACTGGCATTAAAACGCGGTAGTGGTCCAACCGGATTATCGGCGATGCCCGATATAAGCAATTTTGCTACAACGTCCTTAATTCGGCCGTTATTAACTATCTCACGTAGTCAAATTGAAGACTACGCCAATCATTTTGGCCTAATCTGGATAGAGGATGAGAGTAATCAAGATGATCGTTATGACCGCAATTTTTTACGGTTACAAATTATTCCTAAATTCAAACAGCGCTGGCCTTATTTTCATCAAATGGTATCGCGCTGTGCGGCAATCTGCGCTGAAGAAACGGCGCTAATCGCCGAATTGCTCCATGATGAGATAGCCAACTGTATCGACCACCATCATAATCTCAATATCGCACCACTCTTGACGATGTCAGATATCAAGCGTAACGCTATATTGCGCGCTTGGTTTAAGCATCATCATGTTGAAATGCCTGCCAGACAACAACTCAACCTAATCTGGCATACCGTCGCGTTAGCCAAAGAAGATGCCAATCCACAGTTTGTGATAAATGACTATACGATTAGGCGATATCAGGCGCAACTCTACTTGGTACCGCAACACATGCAATTAATCAACGAAACCATAGAATGGGATTTAGCCACCCCTTTACTACTCCCTGATCATCTAGGCCGGTTAACTATCGATAAAATATCCCGTGGTAATTTACGATTACCGAACAAAAATGAAAAAGTCACTGTGCGCTTTCAAGCGCAGGGCCGTCTTAATATCGTCGGACGTCAAGGCTCCAGGCCAATTAAAAAAATTTGGCAGGAATTAGGTATTGCACCTTGGATGCGCCAGCGTATTCCAATTATCTATTATAATGAGCAGATTATTACGGCAGTCGGCGTTTTTGTCACGCAGGAAGGGCAAGGAAACCAAATCGAGATTTCGCATAATCATTACATCAGCTGTAAAATAAGTACATGA